A genomic stretch from Terriglobus sp. RCC_193 includes:
- a CDS encoding serine O-acetyltransferase: MIHIFGTTFFEAFLQMRLNVRAHIGPGLLIAHCGGITLHPDVVIGSHCDLAHHVTLGTRGVGSQGVPRLGNNVYVGTGAVLIGPIVIGDGARIAANSLVTRDVPAGTTVMGVPACIVKRRSTVFDVQVEEECLIDA; encoded by the coding sequence GTGATTCACATTTTCGGTACGACGTTTTTCGAGGCGTTTCTCCAGATGCGCCTGAATGTAAGAGCACACATTGGACCGGGATTGCTGATTGCACATTGCGGCGGCATCACCCTTCATCCTGATGTGGTAATTGGCAGTCATTGCGATCTGGCGCACCATGTGACCCTGGGTACTCGCGGCGTAGGTTCACAGGGGGTACCTCGGCTGGGAAATAACGTTTATGTGGGAACGGGAGCCGTGCTCATTGGTCCCATCGTGATCGGGGACGGTGCGCGCATCGCTGCCAATTCGCTGGTGACCCGCGACGTTCCTGCGGGCACCACGGTCATGGGAGTTCCGGCCTGTATTGTGAAGCGGCGTTCCACGGTGTTCGATGTGCAGGTAGAGGAAGAGTGTCTGATCGATGCCTAA
- a CDS encoding glycosyltransferase family 4 protein: MPNERPLLLFVAPYFAPGYCGGVVQIYLGLLRQFKGFRIVVVADNWNVNPEIARDWDDMADESFGFSMERLDAFEFHLPQNAHSSLAKACLLLPSLLRFFTRGRRQWRALCKKYTPSVIVCGGTYSAGWLMPANPSHSLLVNYVHGEELTMQVVPAFLQPMMRAYQRRSLRDADMNIAVSRYTADLITRMSDRVTVLPNFIDHGRFYVSGRREELRSRYGWCDKKVLLTVARLEPRKGIDQALRALSHLKKYGRLQRDWRYVIAGKGTELAALRRLTSELELESVVEFLGFISDEDLPGCYEAADVFLQPNRNLNGDTEGFGVVFLEAAACGLPVIGGVAGGTGDAIDHGRNGLLVDSESVSEIADAIALLLSDDEMRCRFRLHGLAWASHFDIEKGRVGFEKILLQLMQQNKKPRVVS; this comes from the coding sequence ATGCCTAACGAACGTCCGCTTCTGCTGTTTGTCGCGCCGTACTTTGCCCCAGGATATTGCGGTGGCGTCGTTCAGATTTACCTGGGGTTGCTGCGTCAGTTCAAGGGCTTTCGAATTGTAGTGGTTGCCGATAACTGGAACGTGAATCCAGAGATCGCGCGCGACTGGGATGATATGGCGGATGAGTCTTTCGGGTTTTCGATGGAACGACTGGACGCATTCGAGTTTCATCTGCCTCAGAATGCACATTCGTCTCTTGCAAAAGCGTGTCTATTACTGCCTTCGCTGCTACGTTTTTTTACTCGCGGAAGAAGGCAGTGGAGGGCACTATGCAAGAAATATACGCCGTCGGTCATCGTGTGTGGAGGTACTTACTCTGCTGGTTGGCTAATGCCAGCAAATCCATCGCATTCCTTGTTGGTGAACTACGTTCATGGCGAAGAACTCACGATGCAGGTAGTACCCGCATTTTTGCAACCGATGATGCGTGCGTACCAGAGGCGTAGTCTTCGAGATGCAGATATGAATATCGCAGTCAGTCGTTATACGGCGGATCTGATCACGCGGATGTCCGATCGCGTGACTGTGCTACCGAACTTCATCGATCATGGTCGGTTCTATGTATCTGGTAGGCGAGAAGAACTCCGCAGTCGTTATGGATGGTGTGATAAGAAGGTGTTGCTTACGGTCGCTCGGCTTGAACCCAGGAAGGGAATTGATCAAGCCCTCCGAGCACTTTCTCATTTAAAAAAATATGGTCGTCTGCAACGTGATTGGCGGTATGTCATTGCGGGTAAGGGAACAGAACTTGCAGCGCTTCGTCGCCTTACCAGCGAGCTCGAACTTGAAAGTGTGGTGGAGTTCCTGGGTTTCATTTCCGATGAAGACTTACCGGGATGTTATGAGGCAGCAGATGTTTTCTTACAACCCAACCGCAATCTGAATGGAGATACGGAAGGTTTTGGCGTGGTTTTTCTCGAAGCTGCAGCCTGTGGTTTACCCGTTATTGGCGGTGTGGCTGGAGGCACCGGCGATGCGATTGATCACGGGCGAAACGGATTGCTAGTGGACAGCGAATCTGTTTCAGAGATTGCAGATGCTATTGCATTGCTTCTGTCGGATGATGAAATGCGCTGCCGATTTCGTCTGCATGGACTTGCATGGGCATCGCACTTCGATATTGAAAAGGGAAGGGTTGGCTTTGAGAAGATACTGTTGCAACTTATGCAACAAAACAAGAAGCCACGAGTTGTATCTTAA
- a CDS encoding right-handed parallel beta-helix repeat-containing protein yields MAAAEQSPPHIFYSDLTSAPSSGGESDQGAFITLYGRGFGETRGAAYITIGGDRAFTYPIWSERKVTFQLPRTAQSGAVIVHVDRGVSSNEIHLVVRPGHIRFYPEKKGETLQSAVDKLHAGDILYLRDGVDVNALDRYESAWNIMSSGHKDNPIAVVAYPGASVTIGKVDGPRIAARTPNVQRTSDHWVIAGLHFIGNQEALDVTDSNDWRIIGNDFTCPHGFGPTGCIEMSQVSDIAFLGNTIHDVGLPRTTKVYHGLYFSTDSNHIDVGWNTIANVRGCRGLQFHSTPTDPGTGRNQYDLHIHDNVIHDTACDGINLATINPSAGPVEVFNNLLYNVGTGPDPQDGSANYACIHIQGGSNAGPASSGVVDVYNNTMFRCGGRRNTDSGAISFSGGSTKQSVRLRNNIIVLDGGIPLFSPNSRPIPMQAEANLIWWLQAGKDGRSHLPEGFQIMNPLLRNPANGDFRPADLSPALHRGVPTALNWTLDGRMRASRAPYAVGAF; encoded by the coding sequence TTGGCTGCCGCAGAGCAATCACCTCCGCATATCTTCTATAGCGACCTGACCAGCGCGCCCTCCTCAGGTGGCGAGTCAGATCAGGGTGCATTCATCACACTTTATGGCAGGGGCTTCGGCGAAACGCGTGGAGCCGCCTACATCACCATCGGCGGCGACCGCGCATTCACTTATCCCATTTGGTCTGAGCGCAAAGTAACCTTTCAGTTACCACGCACGGCCCAGTCTGGGGCGGTGATAGTCCACGTGGATAGAGGCGTTTCATCCAATGAAATCCATCTTGTTGTCAGACCAGGGCACATTCGTTTCTATCCGGAAAAGAAAGGTGAAACACTCCAGTCTGCAGTCGACAAACTACATGCAGGAGATATTCTTTATCTCCGCGATGGCGTAGACGTCAACGCGTTGGATCGTTACGAATCCGCGTGGAACATCATGAGCAGCGGCCACAAAGACAATCCTATTGCGGTAGTCGCGTATCCGGGTGCCAGCGTCACGATTGGTAAGGTCGATGGTCCACGCATCGCAGCCAGGACCCCAAACGTACAAAGAACATCCGATCACTGGGTCATTGCAGGACTTCATTTCATCGGAAATCAAGAGGCTCTGGATGTTACCGACTCCAATGATTGGCGAATTATCGGTAATGACTTCACCTGTCCGCATGGATTCGGCCCAACAGGCTGTATCGAAATGTCTCAGGTCTCCGACATCGCATTTCTTGGCAACACCATCCATGACGTCGGACTGCCAAGAACAACGAAGGTGTATCACGGCCTGTATTTCAGCACCGACAGCAATCACATTGATGTCGGATGGAACACGATTGCAAACGTGCGCGGATGCCGTGGTCTACAGTTTCATTCCACACCGACTGACCCCGGGACCGGCCGCAACCAATATGATCTGCACATCCATGACAACGTAATTCACGATACCGCTTGCGACGGGATCAATCTCGCAACGATCAATCCCTCTGCCGGCCCTGTTGAGGTCTTCAATAACCTTCTCTACAACGTCGGCACGGGGCCGGATCCACAAGATGGCAGCGCCAATTACGCCTGCATCCACATACAAGGCGGCTCCAATGCTGGCCCTGCAAGTAGTGGCGTAGTGGATGTCTACAACAACACGATGTTTCGCTGTGGAGGCAGGCGAAACACGGATTCCGGAGCCATCTCTTTTTCCGGCGGCTCAACAAAACAGAGTGTAAGACTTCGGAACAACATCATCGTTCTCGACGGAGGCATTCCGCTTTTCTCTCCAAACAGCAGGCCCATCCCAATGCAGGCAGAAGCGAATCTGATCTGGTGGTTGCAAGCCGGTAAGGATGGCCGGTCACATCTTCCAGAAGGTTTCCAAATCATGAATCCCTTACTGCGAAATCCCGCTAATGGAGATTTTCGACCTGCTGACCTCAGCCCCGCGCTGCATCGCGGCGTCCCTACTGCATTGAACTGGACACTGGATGGACGCATGAGAGCTTCCAGAGCGCCCTATGCTGTTGGAGCTTTTTAA
- a CDS encoding polysaccharide deacetylase family protein, giving the protein MKHHMQVDMSMSLRQTLRHAYLKALSTSGALKMAKQKIGTSGATLVLTLHRVIPDDAIESCRSPRGMVLRESAFRSLLDYLSEHATCVKPEDNYHQEESNMRPRVLITFDDGWLDNFTIAAPLLAQFGISACFFAVTGYAGHSQPFWPERALGLTRVLHDSTSPISIQDVFAHLVDKEGIPLPPGALQEEVLLNWLKQFRPETICAAIQNAERHLASSMTILQPDILERLMTWEEMRALTRAGHSVGSHTSTHALLTHLTSDEVSSELTMSSTKLQRNMMPEHAEQYWIAYPNGFTDKRVRELTARCGYHYGFTTMPGLWHKESEPLAIPRVNVWDGSVLSPEGNFDESYLEYALFFRPLLADTL; this is encoded by the coding sequence GTGAAACATCACATGCAGGTTGATATGAGCATGAGTTTACGTCAAACACTCCGACACGCCTATCTCAAAGCTCTCAGTACATCCGGTGCACTGAAAATGGCGAAACAGAAAATAGGTACGTCGGGTGCCACACTTGTACTGACTTTGCATCGTGTTATTCCCGACGACGCAATTGAGTCCTGTCGCTCACCACGCGGCATGGTTCTTCGCGAAAGTGCCTTTCGCAGTCTACTTGACTATCTCAGCGAACATGCGACCTGTGTTAAACCTGAAGATAACTATCATCAGGAAGAATCAAATATGCGTCCGCGTGTGTTGATTACCTTCGACGATGGCTGGCTCGATAATTTCACAATCGCGGCTCCGCTTCTCGCACAATTTGGTATATCCGCGTGCTTCTTTGCGGTAACTGGATATGCAGGCCACTCTCAACCCTTCTGGCCGGAACGCGCTCTGGGACTGACCCGGGTGCTGCACGATTCAACGAGTCCGATCTCCATTCAGGATGTGTTTGCTCACCTCGTGGACAAAGAGGGAATACCTTTACCGCCTGGTGCTCTGCAAGAAGAAGTACTCCTGAATTGGTTGAAGCAATTCAGACCAGAAACGATTTGCGCAGCCATCCAGAATGCCGAGAGACATCTCGCAAGCTCTATGACCATTCTCCAGCCAGACATATTGGAGAGGCTCATGACCTGGGAAGAAATGCGCGCGCTGACACGAGCAGGTCATTCCGTCGGATCGCACACTTCCACGCACGCTCTCCTCACACATTTGACATCCGATGAAGTCTCTTCAGAACTAACAATGTCTTCCACGAAGCTGCAACGTAACATGATGCCAGAACATGCGGAGCAATACTGGATTGCGTATCCAAACGGCTTCACAGACAAACGCGTTCGAGAACTAACCGCCAGGTGCGGATATCACTATGGATTCACAACAATGCCTGGCCTTTGGCACAAAGAAAGCGAGCCATTGGCCATCCCGCGCGTCAACGTATGGGATGGATCTGTTCTGTCGCCAGAAGGAAACTTTGATGAAAGCTACCTGGAATATGCGTTATTTTTCCGACCGTTGCTGGCAGATACCTTGTAG
- a CDS encoding glycosyltransferase family 2 protein has protein sequence MLFSLPSASDVSPWSILFWTCATAIGYTYVGYPTLLCLITRFRKHCATTPSTSPTLTLLICAHDEAANIGRKLLQCLELNYPKEKLQILVASDGSTDATEDVVRFFSPEGVELIVVPQQAGKTNAQNVAIRSAKGEIVVFSDATTEYHPDALQYLAGAFVDPNVGAVSGRYTYYDLSSSSVGVASRAYAGYDNQIREMQSAAGSLTGCCGCIYAVRRSLYTPLDPSIISDLVEPMHVLLQGAKVKFEPRALAREDVGHNAAKEFSMRVRVIARALTGLASVRQLLAPWKHPWIALQLFSHKLLRYAVPLFLIGMLASSWMLRASTVYGVLLALQFAFYAIAALVAIVPSLQKGKFLSLPMYFCVMNGAALWGTVKFLRGQRYAVWKPQRETSHAG, from the coding sequence ATGCTCTTCTCGCTACCTAGTGCGTCGGATGTATCACCGTGGTCCATCCTCTTCTGGACATGTGCAACTGCCATTGGCTACACCTACGTTGGGTATCCGACACTGCTGTGCCTGATCACTCGTTTTAGAAAACATTGCGCAACCACACCATCCACTTCGCCTACACTCACACTGCTTATCTGTGCCCACGATGAAGCAGCCAATATCGGAAGAAAGCTCCTTCAGTGCCTCGAATTGAACTATCCAAAGGAGAAGCTGCAGATCCTTGTCGCTTCGGATGGATCGACTGACGCGACAGAAGACGTTGTCCGCTTCTTTTCCCCGGAAGGCGTTGAGCTTATTGTCGTGCCACAGCAGGCGGGCAAGACGAATGCACAGAACGTTGCCATACGAAGCGCGAAAGGAGAAATCGTTGTCTTCTCCGATGCCACAACGGAATACCATCCCGATGCGTTGCAATATCTGGCAGGCGCTTTTGTCGATCCGAATGTAGGAGCCGTTTCAGGAAGATATACCTACTACGACCTCAGCAGTTCATCGGTAGGAGTGGCCTCGCGCGCCTACGCTGGTTATGACAACCAAATCCGAGAGATGCAGTCAGCTGCAGGAAGCCTCACCGGCTGTTGCGGATGCATCTATGCGGTACGAAGAAGTCTATACACGCCTCTTGATCCCAGTATTATCAGCGATCTTGTGGAGCCAATGCATGTACTACTGCAAGGCGCAAAGGTGAAGTTTGAACCGCGAGCGCTAGCCCGGGAAGATGTCGGACACAATGCCGCCAAAGAATTTTCCATGCGCGTCCGTGTCATTGCACGTGCTTTAACAGGCCTCGCCAGTGTGCGCCAGCTGCTTGCACCATGGAAGCATCCGTGGATTGCGCTGCAACTCTTCTCTCACAAGCTGCTGCGATATGCTGTCCCGCTCTTCCTGATCGGGATGCTCGCATCATCATGGATGTTACGAGCATCCACTGTATATGGCGTTCTTTTGGCACTCCAATTTGCCTTCTATGCCATCGCGGCTCTGGTGGCAATCGTACCTTCGCTTCAAAAGGGAAAGTTCCTTTCGCTACCGATGTACTTCTGCGTGATGAATGGCGCTGCTCTGTGGGGAACTGTGAAATTCCTGCGCGGACAACGTTACGCTGTCTGGAAACCACAACGTGAAACATCACATGCAGGTTGA
- a CDS encoding glycosyltransferase: MKHGPTESRSVMFIIDQLTELGGAERMMFALARSLPERGYRVTVVTLRDNPSPEAYKLVDEITVLPTRSCLSKQGLQTLNHLREMIRERNVCLVQTYFESADLFGAIASRLAGVTTICSSRRDMGILRTAKHNLLYRLLAPLYSHVFAVSEKVARWHREKDRITAKKISIVHNGVALERYELSPHASELRLLHNIPNDAFLITTIANINPWKGVDVFIKAAAIVHQQHSKAMFAIAGDWTDREHLQELRNMVRESNLEHCVRFLGHVEDIPGLLHDSDIFALLSRTEGFPNVVIEAMAARLPVVATDVGGTSEAVTDGMTGYLVPNEDYQAAADHIVALINDRTRRTYMGNAARELVETHFSIQAMVSQHVEVYDALLAT, from the coding sequence ATGAAACATGGGCCCACAGAATCGCGATCCGTGATGTTCATCATTGATCAGCTAACAGAGCTGGGCGGCGCAGAGCGCATGATGTTCGCACTCGCACGATCGCTTCCGGAGCGTGGATACAGGGTTACAGTCGTGACCCTGCGGGATAATCCCAGTCCCGAAGCTTACAAACTTGTCGATGAGATTACCGTGTTGCCGACACGTTCATGCCTCTCAAAACAAGGTCTGCAAACCTTGAACCATCTCCGTGAAATGATCCGCGAACGCAACGTATGCCTCGTCCAGACATACTTTGAAAGTGCAGACCTCTTTGGCGCCATTGCAAGCCGTCTTGCGGGTGTGACAACTATCTGCTCCAGCCGCCGCGATATGGGGATCCTGCGAACGGCAAAGCATAACCTGCTCTATCGGTTGCTGGCTCCGTTATACAGTCATGTCTTTGCGGTATCGGAGAAAGTGGCACGATGGCATCGTGAGAAGGATCGCATCACAGCGAAGAAAATCTCCATCGTGCACAACGGTGTCGCGCTGGAACGTTATGAACTCTCGCCGCACGCTTCAGAACTGCGACTCCTACACAACATTCCCAACGACGCATTCCTCATCACGACGATTGCAAATATCAATCCCTGGAAGGGTGTCGATGTCTTCATCAAGGCTGCGGCTATCGTCCATCAACAACACTCCAAAGCAATGTTTGCAATTGCAGGCGACTGGACGGACCGCGAGCACTTGCAAGAACTGCGCAACATGGTTCGCGAATCGAACCTTGAACATTGCGTTCGTTTTCTAGGTCACGTGGAAGACATCCCCGGCTTACTTCATGACTCCGACATCTTCGCCCTACTCTCGCGTACGGAGGGATTTCCCAACGTAGTGATTGAAGCGATGGCGGCAAGGCTTCCAGTCGTTGCAACCGATGTAGGTGGCACATCTGAAGCGGTGACGGATGGCATGACAGGTTACCTGGTTCCCAACGAAGACTACCAGGCCGCCGCAGATCACATCGTCGCACTCATAAATGACAGAACGCGCCGGACATATATGGGCAACGCCGCTCGCGAACTTGTAGAGACACATTTCTCAATTCAGGCAATGGTTTCGCAGCACGTGGAGGTATACGATGCTCTTCTCGCTACCTAG
- a CDS encoding O-antigen ligase family protein — protein sequence MDYKNFIVMPLLVVAVTRTIRTRQQIAIIIALCCVTALAVDFSYLRGAAGRDFSHYAEETRDAGPLGYAGENGLASYLVEATAFLLPLLALKGKTLIRAGILLVVAANTACILFSYSREAYLALALVLCFLAVVKIRWLFIPILLLVVSWQAILPVAVQERIAMTYTKPDPGQAAALDASAQERVMLWTDAITMFRNNPLIGTGFLTYAEMGRVGSYKDTHNFYLKMLVETGLSGLLLFLAQLLLFTRTGLQLFSRARDPFLSLVGLGFACLMLTATIVNFFGDRWMFIQVDSNLWILLGCTLCGISIAGTKTSAVTKKAKQKTIKRHPWHTPNPPLVHGDAVV from the coding sequence GTGGATTACAAGAACTTCATTGTGATGCCGCTGCTCGTCGTCGCCGTCACCAGAACCATTCGTACACGGCAGCAAATCGCCATCATTATTGCACTCTGCTGCGTAACAGCCCTCGCTGTCGATTTCAGTTATCTAAGAGGCGCAGCAGGACGCGACTTTTCACACTATGCCGAGGAAACAAGGGATGCCGGTCCTCTCGGATATGCAGGAGAAAATGGCCTGGCCTCATACCTCGTAGAAGCGACAGCCTTTCTATTGCCGCTGCTTGCGCTCAAGGGTAAGACATTGATACGTGCCGGCATTCTGCTTGTGGTGGCCGCAAACACCGCATGCATCTTATTTTCATACTCGCGCGAGGCCTATCTCGCTTTGGCACTCGTCCTCTGTTTTCTTGCCGTCGTGAAGATTCGCTGGCTCTTCATTCCCATTCTTCTGCTCGTTGTTTCCTGGCAGGCCATACTTCCGGTGGCAGTGCAAGAGCGCATCGCCATGACCTATACAAAACCTGACCCGGGACAGGCAGCGGCATTGGATGCATCTGCGCAGGAACGCGTGATGTTGTGGACGGACGCCATAACAATGTTCCGAAACAATCCATTGATTGGAACCGGTTTCCTGACGTATGCGGAAATGGGTCGTGTCGGGTCCTACAAAGACACGCATAACTTCTATCTCAAAATGTTGGTAGAAACCGGACTTTCTGGACTTCTTCTTTTCCTCGCGCAACTGCTCCTGTTCACCCGAACGGGATTGCAACTATTCAGCCGAGCCAGAGATCCTTTTCTCTCACTGGTGGGACTTGGCTTTGCCTGCTTGATGCTCACCGCAACCATCGTCAATTTCTTTGGTGATCGGTGGATGTTTATTCAGGTCGATTCCAACCTTTGGATCCTTCTTGGATGCACTCTTTGTGGCATCTCCATTGCTGGCACCAAAACTTCAGCAGTAACTAAGAAAGCGAAGCAGAAGACTATAAAACGTCATCCCTGGCACACACCGAATCCGCCACTCGTCCACGGAGATGCCGTCGTATGA
- a CDS encoding lipopolysaccharide biosynthesis protein gives MTSKPNFIRDIGNYLIGRGSLILLGFVTFPLLTRVLPVAQYGILSLTFRLVLLLVVLSKCGLQYSAARFYDTTKSDIAGQRRFYSTLLIGPAITSLLFSAIYLAVLFSSSALRKDPQLFHCLLLAPIAVILRTIQSMLLSFLRNEGRSRLHTIVEVMTKVTIMAGLIALAIAGQHRAFLVVIATMAAEALVIAIQLGDVLRRSLIHPSAIDWDLIRTSLMFGMPLIAYELSSLVLDSADRIIVQRYMGDHSLGLYSAAYSISGYLQDVLMTPLNLALFPIYMRLWNEEGKEAASRFLSLALSWFAVIALFIVGLSTLCAGDALVFLASNRFAGAEGLLKVLVPALMVYALHIFFNVGLVLQKRTSLLATIVVVAAVINIAANFLWIPRYGLMGAAAATFLSYAVMVVTLMIVNRTILPLHINPALAISAFVTLLCAYPLPTFIHSRWLIAQLLGRAAAYSGIFVGCLFAMSTDFRKVIKPALARLSIGTILQVRVPSTAATGDGGAE, from the coding sequence ATGACCAGCAAACCGAACTTCATCCGTGATATCGGGAACTATCTCATCGGCCGCGGGTCGCTCATCCTTCTTGGGTTCGTTACGTTCCCACTTCTTACGCGCGTCCTTCCTGTTGCTCAATACGGCATTTTGTCGTTAACCTTCCGGCTCGTATTGTTACTTGTCGTCCTTTCAAAATGTGGCCTGCAATACTCCGCGGCACGCTTCTATGACACAACAAAGTCAGACATCGCAGGGCAGCGAAGATTCTATTCGACACTGCTCATCGGGCCAGCCATTACATCGTTGCTTTTTTCAGCAATCTACCTGGCCGTGCTGTTTAGTAGTTCGGCGCTGCGTAAAGACCCACAATTGTTTCATTGCCTGCTACTTGCACCCATTGCAGTCATACTTCGGACAATCCAGTCCATGCTTCTCAGCTTCCTGCGAAATGAAGGCAGAAGCCGCCTTCATACCATCGTTGAAGTAATGACCAAGGTCACAATCATGGCTGGCCTCATTGCACTCGCCATTGCCGGTCAACACAGGGCATTCCTTGTGGTCATTGCAACGATGGCAGCCGAGGCTCTTGTAATTGCGATCCAATTGGGCGATGTTCTGCGTCGTAGCCTGATCCATCCATCCGCTATCGACTGGGATCTCATCCGGACCAGTCTTATGTTCGGCATGCCTCTCATCGCCTACGAACTTTCCAGTCTTGTATTGGACTCTGCGGACCGCATCATCGTGCAGCGCTACATGGGCGACCATTCTCTGGGACTGTACTCAGCGGCCTACAGCATCTCTGGTTATCTACAGGACGTCCTCATGACACCGCTCAACCTGGCACTCTTCCCTATCTACATGCGCCTCTGGAATGAAGAAGGTAAAGAAGCCGCGTCGCGCTTCCTTTCACTTGCACTTTCATGGTTTGCGGTGATCGCGTTGTTCATTGTCGGATTGTCAACGCTCTGCGCAGGTGACGCTCTTGTATTCCTTGCATCCAACCGGTTCGCTGGTGCAGAAGGATTACTCAAAGTGCTGGTGCCAGCACTGATGGTCTATGCACTACACATCTTCTTCAATGTCGGCCTCGTCCTACAGAAGCGCACCAGTCTGCTCGCCACAATCGTGGTCGTAGCAGCAGTGATCAACATCGCCGCCAACTTCCTCTGGATTCCTCGCTATGGATTGATGGGTGCTGCGGCCGCGACCTTCCTCAGTTACGCAGTCATGGTTGTAACCCTGATGATCGTGAACCGGACAATCCTTCCCTTGCACATAAATCCGGCTCTAGCTATCAGTGCATTCGTGACGCTGCTATGCGCCTACCCATTGCCCACCTTCATTCACTCACGATGGCTTATCGCGCAGTTGCTGGGCCGAGCAGCCGCATATAGTGGCATCTTCGTTGGATGCCTCTTCGCTATGTCGACAGATTTCCGAAAAGTCATAAAACCAGCCCTCGCTCGGCTATCCATCGGCACGATTTTGCAGGTGCGAGTTCCTTCGACCGCTGCAACGGGAGATGGAGGTGCAGAATGA